GGAAAAGCAGCGCGGACCTGCACAACCTCTGGTACGTGCTCTCGATTGAGCGCAACCgcctcgcgacgagctgggAGGAAATCAAGCGCCACAATGCCGagggcgctgcgcgcatGCTCGGCGAAAGCCTGTCACACCGCCACCACAGGGTACGTATCACGGCTAACAGCGCAGGTTCGCAAGTCTATGGCTCGCATCAAGTTTGTGTTgaacgagcggcgcctcgcgcttatcgaggcgcagcagcaggcgcgcctcgacggcgagacTCAGCCggaagaggacgacggCGAACTCTTTGAGACACGGCCCACCGCCTAAAAAGCTTCCATAGCCATCATCACAGAGGCAGCAGCCTCCTACCGTTCCTCGCTCCTGCCCTGATCAGGGTTGGCTCGGTTTGCGCGGCTTCCCTGACCCACGTCACCTGACCTACCAAAATCGGccccgcacgcgccaggGTTCAGGTGCGTGCGAGCGCAACGACGAACGCCACCCCTCTACCCGCGGGACATTGTATCGACTTTGGGTGTAGAGTGCTAGTCTACTGCGACATACAAGGCACGTAACGTACGTCACCTCTAGCCACCATGTTGGAGGGCGTGCTGGCTACGGTCTTGAATACCTTTTTGTCCGCCTATGTGGACAATCTGAATACCAGCCAACTCAATGTCGGGATCTGGAGCGGTGATGTAAAGCTCAAGAATCTTCGACTGAAGCGCACAGCGCTGGACAAATTCCGCCTCCCGGTCGACGTGAAGGAGGGCTACTTGGGCCAGCTCACGCTGTATATCCCATGGTCCAATCTCAAAGGAAAGCCGGTACGCGTCCTTGTCGAGAACGTGTCGctgctcgctgcgccgcgcgtgaCGAGTGTTGAGGTCGAtgaggaggaggaagaggagcgcgcgcaagcCCTGAAGCAGGCCAAGCTTCAGGAGGCCGAGTTACTCGCCCAGGGCCTGCCCAACAAAGGCGACGACAAGCAGGCCGAGTCGTTCATTTCTTCGCTCGTTACCAAGATCGTGGACAACGTGCAGATTACAGTGCGCAATATCCATGTGCGCTACGAGGACTCGATCTCGAATCCCCAGTTCCCTTTCTCGATCGGTCTCACGCTTGCCGAACTCTCGGCGGTGTCCACCGACGAGAACTGGGAGCCGACCTTTGTGACGAACAGCGCTTTTGGGATTCATAAGCTCGCACGGCTCGACTCGCTGTCGATGTACTGGAACACGGATACGCAGTTCCTCTCGACGAGCAATCCagaggagctgcaggagAAGCTCAATGCTCTGATTCCGACCAAGGACCAGGTGCCGGAGCACCAGTACATCCTCGAGCCAGTGTCGGGTGCAGGCAAGCTCATCATGCGCCGCAATGCGACCAAGGATCAGCCTGCGATGGACGCCCAGCTCGCGTTCGACCAGATCGGTttcacgctcgacgacgaacAGTACAGGGATGGCCTATGCGTCGTGGACCTCTTTCATTTCTAcacgcgccaggcgcagTACCGCAGTTTCCGCCCAACGGCTGCCGAGATTGAGAAGAACAAGCCCCAGGCGCTATTCAAGtttgccgcgcgcgcgattGCCAACGAGGTGCATCAGAAGCGCCGCGTATGGACATGGGACTACTTCaaggagcgtcgcgacgctcgccaagaGTATATCAAGCTGTTCAAGGAAGTCGAGGAGCGAAAGGCGGCTGCCAAGTCCAACCAAGCGCCGTCCGAGGCATCAAATGCGCtcaagctcctcgagaaCAAACTCGAGTACCGCGACATCCGCCTTTACCGCTCcattgcgcgccgcgagatgCGCAAGGAACGCGCGCAGAAGGAGGCGGAAAAAGCGCCCGCCAAggaccagctcgccgaATCAGGCGAGGCACaggcgcagccggcgccgtcgcgcggctgGTTCGGCTGGATTTGGGGCTCCAGCGGCGAAAATACAAACAAGGAAGCGGACCAAGGCACGACGCTCAACACCGAGCAGCGGAAAGAGCTGTACGATGCTATTGAATGGGACGAGACGACGGGTACCTCGCTCTTGatgcagctcgacgatctGCCGCCGGAAGCTGTGAAAATGCACGTCACTGCGAAGCTGAATCGCGGCTTTCTCCAGCTGCGTGACCACACGACAAAGCACAACATCTTGTCGCTCATCTTTGACACGCTCCAGGGCGAGGTAAACCAGCGGGCGAACAACTTTGACGtctcggcctcgctcgGAGCACTCTGCGTCATGGACGGCACTTCGGCGCACTCCAAGTACCCCCAGATCGTGCATGTCAagggcgaggacgaagGCGAGCTCAGCTCGACGGAGCTCACAGACCAGATGCAAAAGGAGAGCGATCCCTCGAATCCCTTCTTTTTCATTCAGTTTGAGCACAAcccgctcgacggccgtgCGGACAATGCACTGAAACtcacgatgcgctcgatgGAGATCATCTATCACCGCTCGTACGTTGAGTCAGTGATGCGCTTCTTCAAGCCGCCCGAcagcgagctcgagctgattggcgcgctgctcgacgtggcgagcgagacgctcgaagGGATTCGGAAGGAGACGCGTATCGGTCTGGAGAATGCCCTCGAGAACCACAAGACGGTCGACGTCTCGCTGGATGTCCAGGCGCCGATCATTGTCTTGCCGGAAGACGTCACGACGCGCGACTCGCAGCATGTCGTCTTGGATGCCGGCCACGTTGCTGTCCGTTCGCTCCTGGCCGATCCGCAGGCTCTGAATGCGATCCGTGCCAAGCACAGCCGGCAGTACACCGACGAGGACTATCGTCAGCTCGAGGATATGATGTACGACCGGTACTTTATCAAGCTTGAgtcggcgcagctcgtcctggGCGGCGACTACGACGCGAGTATGAAGAGCATCCAGGGCGAAAAGCACACCGATCTGCACCTTTTGGAGCGCATCAACCTCTCCTTTACGCTGCACAGCTCTATTCTGCCCCGCGCGCCGAACCTGACCAAGTGCAAGCTCACAGGTAACCTCCCGAACCTCAACATCCACTTCTCGGACCGCAAGTATCAGACGCTCATGCGGGTGATCGATGTCAGCATTCCGCACTTCGACGATGCAGGCACGAAGACAACCGCCGCACCGGCACCCCACAGTGATAACACGCCGTTTGACCTTGTGCAAGCGCGCCGTGAGCGCTTTGCCAAGCAGCTGCGTGGCGAAGAAGATGCGGCAGTCCTTGACGAGTACGGCAGCAGCGAGAGTGATACAAGCTCAGTGAGCGGAGACGTCGGCGATCAGTTCCACGAGTCGGAGGTGCGGTCGCCCGacaagctcggcgcgcagcaaAAGACATTCGAGTTCGCGCTGATTGTCGACAAGGTGCAAGGCACGATCAGCAAATCGTCGCTCGATCCCGCGCAGCCCGACCAGCTCTTGGTAGAGGCCGTCTTCCAGCActtccgcctcggcgtgtcgGTGCTGCCGTACCAGCTTCAGGTGGATGTCAACCTCGGGTCGCTAGATCTTGTCGACAAGATCGTGAAGCAGGCGCCCATGTTCCAACACATGATCACGTCGCGCTCTCTTGAGTCGATTACCGGCAAAGGGCCCGCGACCGAGGGTGTCGATGCACACGATCTCGTCTCGGTACGCTACGTGCAGGTTTCGAAAGAGTCGCCCGACTACCTCGAGGAGTACGACGGTATTGACCAGTCGATCCTCGTCGATCTCTCGACCATCAACCTCATGCTCACGCGCGTCACAGTGCTTGCCGTGTACGACTGGATCATGCTTACCTTTGTGCCGAAAAACAAGGAAGAGTCGCCCGAGAGCAAGGCGGTCGTCACgcacgagcccgaggcTAAGACCGAGGATGCACAGCACAAGCTGCGCATCAAAGTCAAGCTGTCATCTATTCAGCTGCGCCTGAACGACGACGGCTCGCTGCTCAGCACGCTGACACTGTCGACGGCGGATATTGCGATCCTCCTCCGCCAAAACTCGATGCGtgtcgcgacgcgcctcggctcCCTCTCGCTCAAggacgagcaggagcgtgTGCGTGCGAGCCCCGAGTTTGCGAATCTGTTATCgatcgagggcgaggagctcgccgactttGCGCTCGAAACGTTTGACGAGAATGACCCCAAGTACCCCGGCTACGACACCTCGCTCTGGCTGCGCTGTGGCGCGGTCAAGGTCGTGTTTGTGAGCGAAGCGGTGCGTGATCTGCTGTCCTTCTTTAGCCGGTTTGCACAGATGAAGGCCGTCTACGATGCCGCATCGTCTGCCGCATCGGCACAGGCGtcgcagctgcaggcgtCGCAGAGCAAGGTCAAGTACGACATGCTCGTCAAGAGTCCGATCGTCCTGCTGCCGATGGACGTCGGCAAGCTTGATATGCTAACGGCGCATCTCGGTGAGCTGTACGTGCACAACGCATTTTCGAAGGTCGACCGTCGCCTGCAGATGTCGCTCGAGGCAGGCCTGCGCGAAATCCGCCTCGACTCACGCATCGTCACCGAAGGGAAGAGCAACGACTTGCGCATGCTTGACGATGTCCACATCGATGTGAACGTCACGCAGTCCGACCCGCTCCCCGCGGGCAAGAGCGAGGAGAAAGCAGACACGGCCAAGTCTAGTGCACACAAGGACGTGCCCAAGTCCAGTTCGCCCAAGGCCAAGTCGAGTGATGCGAAGGACTCTTCCGAGCCACCTGCACTGCACAAGGACTCGGACGCAGACTCCTCGTCCGACGAAGAAGAGCTGCCGGAGCCGACGTCGGAGACGGaccgctcgctgcgccaccTGCAGTTCGCCGCGTCAATGTCCGACATCAACTTGAcgctgacgcagccgcAGTACGCGCTGGCGTTTGgtctgctgcgcgcggcgccgggtGCCTTTAACCTCCCcagcgacgagcaggagctgccggaaggcgctgcgccgctcatGCTGACTGGCCCCGAGGAGAAGGCCACTGCCGCCCAGGTccaagcggcggcgcagcctacgcctgcgcccggcgtgccgacgctGGTACACGGCCACTTTTCCGTGCACAATGTCAACTTGGACCTCTTTGACGagacggcgacgaccaccgagtcgctcgagaAGAGCAAGCTTTTCCGCTTCACGCTGAGCGAGACGTTGCTCAAGATGCACCAGCACCCCACGACCGGCCTGGAGGCCGAACTGAGTCTACAGACGTTCTCTGCGACCGATACGCGCCCCAGCCGTGAGACGCACTTCCGCGAGGTCATCCCTGCGATCTCGCACGACGGCAAGCAGTTCATCCTGAACTACACCGTGTCGCCGAACAACGATGCCCTGGCGATCGTGACGCTCGACAGCCCCAAGTTCATCTTTTCGCTGAGCCCTCTCTTTGCCTTGATCCAGTTTGTGACGAGTGGCATGGagagcgagtcgagcggcgacggcgacagCGGCAAGAGTGCCACGGTTGCGCCGTCTGGAATGACAcgtcgcagctcgcgcgcaccgtcgccgcctgcggctgaagaggcgccgagcagctcgttgGCATTCCGTGTGAACATTGTCGAGCCTCGCATCATCCTGCTCTCGTCGCCAGAGCGTGCTGACTCGGAGGCGATTGTGCTGCTGGTGCGCCAGGTTGTCATCTCGAAGCAGACCGTGCTCGTCCTTTCCGTGACGCAGCTTGGCATCTTTGTCTGGCGCATGAATGCGCCGAAAGACCGTCAGCGTCTGCTGAACAATGTCGACGTGTCGCTCTCGATGGACTCGCGCATCACTGCTTCGGGCCCCATTACGAGCAtcgaggtcgaggtcgagccgCTGCTTGTGCGCCTCACGCGCTCGGATATTATGCTGATCTCGAGCGTGGCCTCGAACGCGATTGCACTCTCGGCACAGTCGAACGATGAGTCGGCGCCCAAGACGGTGCAAACCGCGGGCGCTACGCACGCCTCGACAATCACGCAAGACGTATCGACGGAGCCTGCCTCGGACGAGCCGGAAGCGGAGGTTGAGACGGATGCGAatgcgcagctgcttgcGACGCGTGAAGAACTCGTCGTGCACATTGCCGGCGTGCAAGTCATGCTGATCAGCGAAGCGCACATGCTCCCGATCCTTGACCTGCGTCTGAACGCGTGTGACGTCAACATTATCGATTGGTCGGCCGATCTGCGCGTTCACTCGACGTGGAACCTGTGGCTGAACAACTTCAATCTTTCGTCGTCGTACTGGGAGCCACTGCTCGAGCCATGGGTGCTGGATATCCGCTACGAGAAGCACACGGCGCCCCCCAGCTCGACCTTTACGCTCTCgtcggagcgccgcctAGAGGTGAATGTTGCTGCAACGATGGTCGAAACGACCAACAACatgctgcagctcctcgacaaggACAACAACCTCCGCGAGGACGTGCGGCACATGGCGCCTTTCCGCATCCGCAACCGCACCGGCTACAAGCTGAGCGTCTGGTCGGAGCAGGACGCCTCTGCGCCGGCCACccgtgccggtgcgcatcgcatcgacgacggccgcgaAATTCCGTGGGTCTTCGGCGACTGGAAGTCGCTGCGTGAAAACCCGCTGGAAGTGTCGTACaaccgcctcggcgtgcacaTTGATGACATGCCCTgggagcgcgtgcgccatgTAAACGTCGACCGTGAAGGCGAGTTTATCATGACGCTGCGTCCCAAGCTGAACAAGGTGAGCCACCGCCTGCTGTGCGACGTGACGCTGGAGAACAACGTCAAGATCATCACCTTCCGCTCGACCTTCCGCGTGGACAATCGCGCGCTGATCCCCATCGAAATCGGTGTCGTGAACGAGGATGGCGAGGTGGGCGAGACGATTCTCCGCATTGCGCCCGGCACGGACAATGCGCTGCCGATCTGCGAGGCGTACTACTCCAAGGTGCGCATCCGCCCAGACCCCGGCTTTGGCTACAACTGGTCGACGCACGCGATCGGTTGGCAGGAGCTCATGTACTCCTCGACGCACAAGTTCGAGTGCCCGGCGATGACcaagggcgaggcgccctTCCTCTTCCAAGGCTTTGCGATTCGCGACTTGAAGAGTGCGTCGCAGCGCAACTACCCCAAGTtgacgctcgcgctgcgtgcccCGGTCGAAGTCGAGAATCTGCTGCCGTTCGACGTGCAGTACCGCCTCTTTGACAAGAACCTCAACCACAACTGGTCGAGCTTCTTGCGCAAGGGTGGCGTGTCGCCCGTGCATGtcgtccagctcgagcatctcTTGTTGCTGAGCATCGAGCTTGAAAACTCGCCGTACTCCCCCAGCGAGTTTGCAATCATTGCGTCGGACAACCCCGACGACTTCCAGGTGGAGCATGTCTTGTCGCTGGCGGACAAGTCGAACCTCAAACTCGACTTGCGGCTGCACTACCACACCTTCCCCGAGTCGGGTGGTGCATTCAAGGTGCAGATCTACGCGCCGTACATCTTCCTCAACCAGAGTCAGCTGCCGGTGGCGATCAAGGCACGCCCTTGGGCGGGCCACACCCGTCAGATCGCCGGTCAGGAGGTCGGCAAAggcgacgagccgacgGGCCCTGCCGTCTGCAAGCCCTTCCTCCTGTCGCGCTTCCAAGAGCGCCGCAACCGCTTCGTGGTGCGCGTTGGCGACTCGGTGTGGTCGAAGCCGCTGTCGTTTGACGTGATCGGTTCGGAAGTCGAAGTGACCATCCAGTCGTCCAACGGCGACCGCGAAGCGCACTTTGGTCTCAATGTCGAGGACGGTCTGGGCAAGTTCAAGCTGTCCAAGGTGATCAAGCTCACGCCGCGTTACATGGTGCACAACTATCTCTCTGAGCCCatccagctcgccgagtcgGTCGGTGGCGAGCACTTTGAGGTCGCGCCCGGCAAGCTGCTGCCCCTTCACTGGCTGCATGTGAACTCGACCAAGCATGCCAAGTTCAAGTACGCCGACAAGGAGGCCGCGTGGACCGCGCCGTTCAGCATCGACAACATTGGCAATGTCTTTTtgcgtgctgcgcgtccCGGTTCGCCACAGCACCTGATCCTTGTGGAAGTGCAGATGAACGGACCGGTGATCTTTATCCAGGTGCGTCTCGCTACCGGCCCGTGGCCATtcctgctgcgcaacgAAACCGAACACACGGTGACGTTTATGCAGAGCTCGGTGGCCGGCGACAatgcgcgctcgcgccgcgcggtcgagcgcgacgaagGCCCCGATGCCTCGCTGAAGCGCTACGTGCTCAAGCCGCGCAGCAAGATGAAGTACGCCTGGGACTACCCTGCGGACCCCGACAAGTACATACGCCTTGTGATCaacggccgcgagcgtgtgATCAACATCCTCGAGATCGGTTCGCTGCTTCCCTTCCGCTTCCCCAGTGCCGAAggcagcagcacgagcgtTGTCTCGCTCGATGTGCGTGCGGATGGCGAGGCGCAAACGCTCGTCATCTCCGACTATTCCGAGTCGCAGAGCAACTTTAAGCTCACGCAGAATGCCGCGCGCAACGACAACCGTGACGCTGGCTTTGAGGCGGTGGATGTTGACACGACCATTGTCTTTGCATTCAAGATCCAGCTTGCTGGTGTTGGTGTGTCGCTCATCTCGAGCAAGGTGGTGGAGATTGCGTACTGTACCTTCCGTGGCCTTGAGCTGACCTACTCTGAGTCGCAAGTGACCACAGCAGTGAATGTGATCTGCAAGTGGATCCAGATCGACAACCAGATGTACGGCAGCATCTTCCCGATTGTGCTCTACCCCACGGTCGTGCCCAAGGATGGCAAagagctcgacgtgcaccCCACGCTGCAAGCCAGTGTGATCCGTCTGAAAGACGAGACGCACGGTGTGCAGCACATCAAGTACGCCTCGGTCCTCCTTCAGGAGCTTACGACGGAGCTCGACGAAAACTTCCTGTTTGCCGTGTACGACTTTGTGCGTTTCAGCAGCTCTATTTctgcgcgcagctcggacGAGACCGAGTAcatcgagcacgccgacgacatCCCCGAGCCGACAGACGCGGTGGTGCGCCAGGACGAGATCTACATTGAGATTTTGCATTTGCAGCCCATCGCGTTGAACTTGTCGTTTATGGCCACGGACCGTGTGGACGTGGACGACACGGAGAGTTCGCGTACGCTCTTCCTCTTCATCTTCAATGCGTTGACGATGGCGCTTGGCAATGTGAACGAGGCGCCTGTGCGCCTCAATGCGCTCGTCATTGAAAACGTGCGTGTTTCCATGTcggtgctgcagcagcgcgttGCGTACCACTACGGCCAAGAGTTCCTCTTCCAAGTGCACCGTATCCTTGGCTCTGCCGACTTCCTCGGCAACCCTGTCGGTCTCTTTAACAATGTGAGCTCCGGCGTGGCGGACATCTTCTACGAGCCCTACTATGGTCTTGTGATGCACGGCAACCGCGAGTTGGGCTTCGGCATTGCGCGTGGTGCGAGTAATTTTGTGAAGAAGACCGTCTTTGGTGTGAGCGACAGTGTGTCGAAGCTCACTGGCTCCATCTCCAAAGGTCTCGCCGCCGTGACGATGGACCGCGAGTTCCAGAACCGCTGGCGCGTGACGCACATGCGCAACAAGCCGCGCCATGCTCTGTACGGCATCACGACCGGTGCGAACTCGCTCTTTACGAGTGTCACGAGCGGTATCGAgggccttgcgctgcgtccCCTCGAAGGCGCAGAACAGAATGGCGCATCCGGCTTTGTGCAGGGCATTGGCCGTGGCTTGGTCGGTGCGATCACCAAGCCCGCTGCCGGTTTCTTTGACATGGCGAGCAATGTGACCGAGGGTCTGCGAAACACGACGCTGGTCTTTGAGCAGAACGACATTGACCGCGTGCGTCTCCCCCGCTACATTGCCGGCGACCGCATTATCCGGCCCTAttccgagcgcgaggcgctcggccagaTGTGGCTGTACAATCTGGACCAGGGCCGCGTGATGCAGGACCATTATATTGCACACGTTGATACCCCCGGCCCCGCCGGTGGATCGACGATCATGCTCACCGAGCACCGTATTCTCTACATTCGCACGGCCAAGCTGAAAGTGCTGTGGGAGGTCGTTTGGCCCGACCTTTCTACGATTTCGTACGTCTACCATGCTAACCCCAGACTCGAAAGCAGTGGCATTTCGCTCGTGCTCCGTGGCGGTGTCATGGGCCCTTTCCTTCCTATTTCGGAAGCGAGTACGCGCCTGTGGCTCTTTAAGCAAATCTCGGGCGTGGTCCAAAAGTACAATACCGCCCACGCGTAGTATCACGTGAATAGTGTAGGTGCGTTTCTTGCcaccagcgcgtcgcgggaAGACCAATAGGGCTTTGCGCCACGCCGTCGTACAGCCACGCGTGCGCGATCGAGAGAAGATGTCTGACGCGCAAGGCGGTAATGCACTTGGGTCCGCCTCAGCGTTGGGATCCGGGTTTCCATTGGGGTCTATCCTTGGTGGCCCTGGCCTGCGCCAAGGCGACTCAAACGCTATGTACTATCCCCAGGTATGTTTTTTGCCCTGACCCAGAACGCACACACCTTCTACCCAGGTCACCATCCGCAGCCTGGGTCGCCTCCGGCTCGCGGTCCACAGGGGGGAGAGGGTGGCCCCTACCCTAATGGTAACCTTGTACCCTATCTTAACCAGCACTcgggcgacgcaggcgatATGGGCGCCAGTGCCCCGCAGCTGGATGCGTTCTATATTCAGCAGCCGCCAGGCTCCTttgccgtgccgctcgacgtgccTGACGTGAACGCATACGGGCATCCGCCGGGCGCATTGCCACCTGGCATTCCTATGCGTGGTCCGCCCAACATGGCGAATTGGGGCGCACCGTCACGCCAGtcgcccgcctcggccggTCCGCACGACGGCCcgcacgacgaggccgagatgCTGCACGGTGCCCATGGCTATCCCCCCGCTCTGGGCGATGCACAGGCCCGCAATATGGCGCAGCCCATGTACGGCCGCGGAAACGAGGCGCACCGTCAAATGCTGATGGAGCAAGAGGCCGCtgcgcggggcgcgcggggcgcgccgcttccgaagcggcgacgcacgaGCCCGATGCCGTTTGGCGAGTCCAACGCAGACCTCTTGTCACGTttccgcggcgcgccccaAGGCGTGCGTGGTGGgcccggtgcgccgccaaaCGCACGGATGGGCCGCCGCGATGtcgacggtgcgcacgaccCTTCCGGCCTGTCGGAGCTGCTGCCCGGTGCGGAGGAgggcggtgcgccgtcggGTGACCTGGCCTCGTGGATTTTGGGGCCggacgagcagcagcgcaacgcGCACTTTGCGATGCCTGATGCTGCGGCGTACTACCGCCAGAACAGCATGGGCCAGCCACAAGGGATCCGCCTGGATATGcccggcctcgcgcagggcAACCAGGCGATGGATCCGAGCAAGGGCTTGACGCCGTTGCGTTCGCATGCGCCCAACTCTGACGACGAACCGCTCTATGTGAACGCGAAGCAGTACCAGCGCATCTTGAAACGCCGCgttgcgcgtgcgcgtaTGGAAGAAAAGCGCCGCCAGATGTGGCTCATTGCGCTCAAGCAGCGCGAAGGCCAAAAGAACGGCGGCAATGCGGACTTGTCGGAGGAGTGGGTCTCGGGCTTGCTGGcactcgacgaggaggccaAGAAGCCTTACTTGCACGAATCGCGTCATAAACACGCGATGCGACGTCCGCGCGGACCGGGTGGACGCTTCCTCACCACCGAGGAGATCCgcaagcgcgacgacgaagaggccgcgcgcaaggccCAGGAggaggccgccgccccgagcgccgacgcgcccgcggACGAAACGTCGTAGCCACGTGGCATGTACTTTTGTATCTTAGTGTCTGTGCGCCATGCTCCCTACCGCCCTCGCTGCGTGTGCGGGGGCGCTGTACGGGGCCCATAGAAGGCGGAAGACGATCGACTATCGCGCATTCCCAAAAGAGATCCAGTGTGAGATCCTCGCgtggctcgtcgcgccggaTGCCGAGGCACAGGCTCACTATGGCCTCGGCTCCCTCACCTTATCGCGCACGCACtaccgcgcgctggcgccggccgcgtaCCATACTCTGTATATCCGATCGCTCTCGGCGCTCCACCGATTGCGCCATACGCTggtgctgcggcggcccgagctcgcgggctacgtgcggtgcgtgcacctcgtccgGCTGCCCGAGGCTGCGGCCCTCGGCGTGGAGCACCTGTTGCTCGCCCTCCCcaacctcgacgagcttgcgctcgacgtgccctcgtgcgcggccgtgTGCCGCAGCACCGCCGACCGCCTCCAAGGGGGGGCCAAGccccggcgcctgcgcatcgccgtgccgagcaccgaggcggcgatGGACGTGTCCGGCACCTTGCTCACTTTTGCGATGCTGGGGCGGATGCACAcgctgcacgtcgcggccgcgccgcaggcagCCGtcacg
This is a stretch of genomic DNA from Malassezia japonica chromosome 3, complete sequence. It encodes these proteins:
- a CDS encoding uncharacterized protein (antiSMASH:Cluster_1; EggNog:ENOG503PKWP), which translates into the protein MLPTALAARKTIDYRAFPKEIQCEILAWLVAPDAEAQAHYGLGSLTLSRTHYRALAPAAYHTLYIRSLSALHRLRHTLVLRRPELAGYVRCVHLVRLPEAAALGVEHLLLALPNLDELALDVPSCAAVCRSTADRLQGGAKPRRLRIAVPSTEAAMDVSGTLLTFAMLGRMHTLHVAAAPQAAVTLVQRLGACGAALKHLHLALDAPPEDALHDALAHLQAQRTLHISIEAA
- the HAP2 gene encoding Transcriptional activator (antiSMASH:Cluster_1; BUSCO:EOG09263KEE; EggNog:ENOG503P578; COG:K) produces the protein MYYPQNAHTFYPGHHPQPGSPPARGPQGGEGGPYPNGNLVPYLNQHSGDAGDMGASAPQLDAFYIQQPPGSFAVPLDVPDVNAYGHPPGALPPGIPMRGPPNMANWGAPSRQSPASAGPHDGPHDEAEMLHGAHGYPPALGDAQARNMAQPMYGRGNEAHRQMLMEQEAAARGARGAPLPKRRRTSPMPFGESNADLLSRFRGAPQGVRGGPGAPPNARMGRRDVDGAHDPSGLSELLPGAEEGGAPSGDLASWILGPDEQQRNAHFAMPDAAAYYRQNSMGQPQGIRLDMPGLAQGNQAMDPSKGLTPLRSHAPNSDDEPLYVNAKQYQRILKRRVARARMEEKRRQMWLIALKQREGQKNGGNADLSEEWVSGLLALDEEAKKPYLHESRHKHAMRRPRGPGGRFLTTEEIRKRDDEEAARKAQEEAAAPSADAPADETS